A window of the Narcine bancroftii isolate sNarBan1 chromosome 4, sNarBan1.hap1, whole genome shotgun sequence genome harbors these coding sequences:
- the LOC138760035 gene encoding peroxisomal targeting signal 2 receptor-like, with product MTEPIFIKTFRVPARHGYAVEISPYFPCRVACATSQYYGIAGCGTLVVLEQEEGGIKLFRSFDWNDSLFDVTWSENNEHVLVTGSGDGSLQFWDTAGPPAPLQVFKEHTKEVYCVDWSQRRGEHLVVSGSWDQTIKIWDPLVKDSVSTFQGHESVIYSTIWSPHIPGCFASASGDHTLRIWDIKTGGSRIIIPAHQAEILTCDWNKYDQNLLVTGAVDCTLRCWDLRNIRQPVHQLAGHSYAIRRVKFSPFHANILASCSYDFSVRFWDISKPGSVLETLEHHTEFVCGLDFSIHIPGQVADCSWDETVKIYIPPCLAFSH from the coding sequence ATGACGGAGCCTATCTTCATTAAAACCTTCCGGGTGCCAGCCCGGCACGGTTATGCAGTAGAAATATCTCCCTATTTCCCCTGCAGAGTGGCCTGCGCTACCTCGCAGTACTACGGAATCGCAGGATGTGGAACATTAGTGGTGTTGGAACAGGAGGAAGGTGGAATTAAGCTTTTCAGGAGTTTTGACTGGAATGATAGTCTTTTTGATGTTACGTGGAGTGAGAATAATGAACATGTCCTGGTTACTGGTAGCGGTGATGGATCTCTGCAGTTCTGGGACACAGCTGGCCCTCCTGCACCTCTACAAGTCTTCAAAGAACATACTAAAGAGGTTTACTGTGTTGACTGGAGCCAAAGACGAGGAGAACATCTGGTAGTATCTGGATCGTGGGATCAGACTATTAAAATATGGGATCCATTGGTAAAAGATTCAGTttctacattccaaggacatGAAAGTGTAATTTACAGCACAATCTGGTCACCACATATCCCAGGTTGCTTTGCCTCAGCCTCAGGTGATCATACTCTACGAATCTGGGATATAAAGACAGGAGGATCGAGAATAATAATTCCTGCTCATCAAGCAGAAATTTTGACTTGTGACTGGAATAAATACGATCAGAATTTGCTTGTTACTGGAGCAGTTGACTGCACTTTACGATGTTGGGACCTGAGAAATATTCGGCAGCCAGTGCATCAACTCGCTGGCCATTCCTATGCGATACGAAGAGTCaaattttctccctttcatgCAAATATATTAGCATCCTGTTCATATGATTTCAGTGTCAGGTTTTGGGATATTTCCAAACCAGGCTCTGTGCTTGAAACACTTGAGCACCACACAGAGTTTGTATGTGGGCTTGATTTCAGCATACATATCCCTGGTCAGGTTGCTGATTGTTCCTGGGATGAGACTGTGAAGATATATATTCCACCTTGCCTTGCATTTAGTCATTAA